The Arcobacter roscoffensis genome segment TTTGCATTTCTGTTAAACCAGAACCTTTTGCAATTCTTTTCTTTCTAGAAGCATTCATTAAACTTGGTTGCTCTCTCTCTTTTGGAGTCATTGAAGCAATTAAAGCTTTAATTCTTTTAATTTCATCAGAGTTTTCAAAATCCATATCTTTTAATGGTCCAGCCATTTGAGAAAGTCCTGGAATCATTCCAATAATAGATTTCATTGAACCTAATTTGCTCATCATAGAAAGTTGATCTAAGAAATCATTAAAGTTAAACTCACCTTTTTTAATTTTCTTAGTTACTTCTTTTGCTTTTTTCTCATCAATTACAGCAGATGTTTTTTCAGCTAAACCTTCAATATCTCCTGCACCCATTAATCTAGATACAATTCTATCAGGAATAAATACTTCAAGGTCTGGCATTTTTTCACCAATACCAACAAATCTTAATGGAATTCCTACTTGATGTGCAATAGATAAAGCAACTCCACCTTTTGTATCTCCATCATATTTAGAAAGAATTACACCATCAATTCCAATTTTCTCTTTAAATGTAGTTGCTGTTTTAGTTGCATCATGTCCTGTTAATGAATCAGCTACATAGAAAATTTCATCCACTTTAATAGAGTCTCTAACTTCTTTTAATTGAAGCATTAACTCTTCATCAATTGCAAGTCTACCAGCTGTATCTACTAATAATACATCATAATGTTCAGCTTTTGCTTTTTCTTGTGCTGCAATTGCAATTTTCACTGGATCTTTTTCATTGTCATCAAAGTAAATATCAACTTCAACCTGCTCAGCAATTTGTTTTAATTGCTCTACGGCTGCTAATCTTTGTAAGTCAGCTGCTGCTACTAAAACTTTTTTCTTTCTTTGTTTTAAATAGTTTGCTAATTTACCTGTAGTTGTAGTTTTACCTGACCCCTGAAGTCCTGTCATTAAAATCGTTGTTGGAGGAGTATTTGAGAATACAAAACCTTGGTTACCATCAGTAGTTAAAAGTTTTGTTAATTCATCTTTTA includes the following:
- the ffh gene encoding signal recognition particle protein — translated: MFDSITGSIRSAVNKIRHKDDAASLKKAVTELRKSLLKSDVHHKTTKELITAVELETKKNGIGQDSFLNALKDELTKLLTTDGNQGFVFSNTPPTTILMTGLQGSGKTTTTGKLANYLKQRKKKVLVAAADLQRLAAVEQLKQIAEQVEVDIYFDDNEKDPVKIAIAAQEKAKAEHYDVLLVDTAGRLAIDEELMLQLKEVRDSIKVDEIFYVADSLTGHDATKTATTFKEKIGIDGVILSKYDGDTKGGVALSIAHQVGIPLRFVGIGEKMPDLEVFIPDRIVSRLMGAGDIEGLAEKTSAVIDEKKAKEVTKKIKKGEFNFNDFLDQLSMMSKLGSMKSIIGMIPGLSQMAGPLKDMDFENSDEIKRIKALIASMTPKEREQPSLMNASRKKRIAKGSGLTEMQINKILKQFKNASKMAKKLSSKGGMKGLQNMMSQMGPGGMPKIPK